One Anaerobacillus alkaliphilus DNA window includes the following coding sequences:
- the asd gene encoding aspartate-semialdehyde dehydrogenase, giving the protein MAIEKGFHVAVVGATGAVGEQILKTLAERNFPISKLTLLSSKRSAGKTLTFKGEEVVIQEATPESFEGVQLALFSAGGSVSKALAPEAVQRGAIVVDNTSAFRMNPEIPLVVPEVNEDDLHKHNGIIANPNCSTIQMVVALEPIRKKYGLKKVIVSTYQAVSGAGAMAIKEMKDQTAAILAGEEFTPEILPCGSDEKHYQIAFNAIPQIDKFQENGFTFEEMKMINETKKIMHMPELHVAATCVRIPVDTGHSESVFFETEHTGLTVTELKEMFTEAPGVVLEDDINNQLYPMPINSVSKNDVFVGRIRQDLDNEKGFHMWVVSDNLLKGAAWNSVQISESLVKLGLLK; this is encoded by the coding sequence ATGGCAATTGAAAAAGGATTTCATGTAGCGGTAGTTGGAGCAACAGGTGCAGTAGGAGAACAAATTCTGAAAACACTAGCAGAGCGCAATTTTCCAATCTCTAAACTTACATTACTATCATCAAAACGTTCAGCTGGTAAGACTCTTACTTTTAAAGGTGAGGAAGTAGTTATTCAAGAAGCTACTCCTGAAAGCTTTGAAGGAGTTCAGTTAGCATTATTTAGTGCAGGTGGTTCCGTTTCAAAAGCATTAGCACCAGAGGCTGTTCAAAGAGGTGCAATTGTTGTTGATAATACAAGTGCATTTAGGATGAATCCAGAGATTCCATTAGTAGTTCCAGAAGTAAACGAAGATGATTTGCACAAACATAATGGAATTATTGCGAACCCAAACTGTTCAACTATTCAGATGGTCGTAGCATTAGAGCCAATTCGCAAAAAATATGGATTAAAAAAGGTTATAGTTTCTACGTATCAGGCAGTAAGTGGAGCAGGTGCGATGGCAATTAAAGAAATGAAAGACCAAACAGCTGCTATTTTAGCAGGTGAAGAATTCACACCAGAAATTTTACCTTGTGGAAGTGACGAAAAGCACTATCAAATTGCTTTCAATGCTATTCCGCAAATTGATAAGTTTCAAGAAAATGGATTTACCTTTGAAGAAATGAAAATGATCAATGAAACGAAGAAGATTATGCATATGCCAGAATTACATGTTGCTGCAACTTGCGTAAGGATTCCAGTTGATACAGGGCACTCTGAATCCGTATTCTTTGAAACAGAACATACTGGTTTAACGGTTACTGAACTAAAGGAGATGTTTACAGAAGCTCCTGGTGTTGTACTAGAGGATGATATTAACAACCAACTTTATCCGATGCCTATTAACTCAGTAAGTAAAAATGACGTTTTTGTTGGTAGAATTCGTCAAGATTTAGATAACGAAAAAGGCTTCCATATGTGGGTTGTATCTGACAACCTTTTAAAAGGAGCAGCTTGGAATTCAGTTCAAATTTCAGAGAGCTTAGTGAAACTAGGCCTATTAAAATAA
- a CDS encoding dipicolinate synthase subunit B, translated as MNLKGKHIGFGLTGSHCTYSAVLPEMKRLVDAGAKVTPFVSHTVKTTDTKFGESDDWLRQIKEITSEEIVDSIVKAEPFGPKTPLDCMVIAPLTGNSTSKFANALTDSPVLMAAKATLRNLKPVVLGISTNDALGLNGMNLMKLMATKNIYFIPYGQDDPFKKPNSLVARMSALQDTVEAALEGKQFQPVLVERYKDTNE; from the coding sequence ATGAACTTAAAAGGGAAACATATCGGCTTTGGATTAACCGGTTCTCACTGTACGTACAGTGCTGTTTTACCAGAAATGAAAAGATTAGTTGATGCAGGAGCCAAAGTAACACCGTTTGTTAGCCATACGGTAAAAACAACAGATACCAAGTTTGGTGAGAGTGATGATTGGTTAAGACAAATAAAAGAAATTACAAGTGAAGAAATTGTAGATTCAATTGTTAAGGCAGAACCTTTTGGACCAAAAACACCACTTGATTGTATGGTTATCGCACCATTGACAGGGAACTCTACGAGTAAGTTCGCAAATGCCCTAACAGACTCACCGGTTCTAATGGCAGCTAAGGCTACATTACGTAATTTGAAGCCTGTCGTCTTAGGGATTAGTACGAATGATGCGCTTGGTTTAAACGGGATGAATTTAATGAAGTTAATGGCTACAAAAAATATTTACTTTATCCCTTATGGGCAAGATGATCCGTTTAAAAAACCGAACTCTCTTGTTGCAAGAATGAGTGCACTTCAAGATACTGTTGAGGCAGCGCTAGAAGGAAAGCAGTTTCAACCAGTTCTTGTCGAGCGATATAAAGACACCAACGAATAA
- the dpaA gene encoding dipicolinic acid synthetase subunit A, producing MLTGKHVAIIGGDARQLEVIRKLIELDAKISLIGFDQLDEGFVGASKVQLNQVDFSTVEAIMLPVSGTSLEGEIETIFSNEKIVLKEDHLKATPEHCVIFSGISNQYLKSIVKATNRKLIELFERDDVAIYNSIPTMEGTLMMVIQNTDITIHRSNVVVLGFGRVGMTVARAFHALGANVKVAALESNLLARIYEMGFEPIDLAQLANEVQNVDVCINTIPARVLTPTILSKMPTRSLIVDLASKPGGTDFRYAEKRGIKAMLAPGLPGIVAPKTAGQIIANVLSKLLLEEHNNIEEEQS from the coding sequence ATGTTAACAGGGAAACATGTTGCGATCATTGGTGGAGATGCAAGACAATTAGAAGTTATTCGTAAATTAATTGAACTTGATGCAAAGATATCACTCATAGGCTTTGATCAACTTGATGAAGGTTTTGTTGGGGCTTCTAAAGTACAATTAAATCAAGTTGATTTTAGTACAGTTGAGGCCATAATGCTACCGGTTAGTGGCACTAGTTTAGAAGGGGAAATTGAAACAATCTTCTCAAATGAGAAAATTGTATTGAAAGAAGACCACCTAAAAGCAACTCCAGAGCATTGTGTCATATTTTCAGGAATTAGCAACCAATATTTAAAAAGTATCGTTAAAGCAACAAATAGAAAGCTTATTGAATTATTTGAACGAGATGATGTAGCAATTTACAATTCAATACCGACAATGGAAGGAACATTGATGATGGTTATTCAGAATACAGACATCACCATCCATCGCTCCAATGTCGTTGTTTTAGGTTTTGGTAGAGTAGGAATGACAGTAGCAAGAGCCTTTCATGCGTTAGGGGCAAATGTAAAGGTAGCTGCTCTAGAGAGTAATCTTCTTGCAAGAATTTATGAAATGGGATTTGAGCCAATTGATTTGGCACAACTAGCAAATGAGGTTCAAAACGTGGATGTTTGTATTAATACAATTCCAGCAAGGGTGCTAACTCCTACGATCTTATCTAAGATGCCGACTCGGTCACTAATTGTTGACCTAGCGTCAAAACCGGGCGGAACAGACTTTCGTTATGCAGAAAAAAGAGGAATAAAGGCAATGCTTGCACCTGGTCTACCAGGTATCGTTGCTCCGAAAACAGCTGGGCAAATTATCGCAAATGTTCTTTCCAAATTGCTGCTAGAAGAACACAACAACATTGAGGAGGAACAATCATGA
- a CDS encoding YlmC/YmxH family sporulation protein, whose product MKLSEISGKEIIDYNKGERLGILGQTDLVIDEETGKIESFIIPSMKWFGLGKKEKEVVVYWRQIVKIGADMIIIDVDKEKD is encoded by the coding sequence ATGAAATTAAGCGAAATTAGTGGCAAGGAAATTATCGATTACAACAAAGGAGAACGATTGGGAATTCTAGGACAGACGGATCTTGTCATTGATGAGGAGACGGGCAAAATTGAATCATTTATTATTCCCTCAATGAAATGGTTTGGGTTAGGAAAAAAAGAAAAAGAAGTTGTCGTTTACTGGCGTCAAATCGTTAAAATTGGAGCAGACATGATTATCATAGACGTTGATAAAGAAAAAGATTAG
- a CDS encoding M16 family metallopeptidase has product MIQKFETPNGLRIVLEKIPTVRSVSIGIWIGTGSRFESTKVNGVSHFLEHMFFKGTQKRTAQEIAEAFDGIGGQVNAFTSKEYTCYYAKVLDDHANIALDVLSDMFFHSLFEEKELEKEKNVVLEEIKMYEDAPDDIVHDLLAQASFGNHSLGYPILGTQDTLKSFSNKTLREYMNDQYTAENVVISIAGNVDEEFIHQVEAIFKDVGKSDQKREYITPVFLAEKLVRKKDTEQAHLCLGYNGLPIGHEDVFSLVLLNNILGGSMSSRLFQEVREKKGLAYSVFSYHSSYHDNGMLTVYSGTAPHQLDELYETIMATLNSISKNGITDKELTKGKEQLKGNLMLSLESTNSRMSRNGKNELLLKRHRSLDETIEEINNVSLNNVNRLSADIFSNAYSVALISPEGELPNQLR; this is encoded by the coding sequence TTGATACAGAAGTTTGAAACTCCAAATGGATTGAGAATTGTTTTAGAGAAAATTCCTACTGTAAGATCAGTATCTATAGGAATATGGATTGGAACTGGCTCACGGTTTGAGTCAACAAAAGTTAATGGTGTTTCACATTTTCTTGAGCATATGTTTTTTAAAGGTACACAGAAGCGAACGGCTCAAGAGATTGCGGAAGCATTCGATGGAATTGGTGGGCAAGTTAATGCGTTCACTTCTAAGGAATACACTTGTTATTATGCTAAAGTGTTAGATGACCATGCTAATATTGCTTTAGATGTATTATCGGATATGTTTTTCCATTCACTTTTCGAGGAAAAAGAGTTAGAGAAGGAAAAAAACGTTGTATTAGAAGAAATTAAGATGTATGAAGATGCACCAGACGATATTGTCCATGACTTGTTAGCACAAGCTAGTTTCGGCAACCATTCATTAGGTTATCCGATTTTAGGGACTCAAGATACTTTAAAATCTTTTTCGAATAAAACATTACGAGAGTATATGAATGATCAATATACAGCTGAAAATGTAGTAATATCAATTGCAGGAAATGTAGATGAAGAATTTATTCATCAAGTAGAAGCAATCTTTAAAGATGTAGGCAAGAGTGACCAAAAACGAGAGTATATTACACCGGTATTCCTAGCGGAAAAATTGGTTAGAAAGAAAGATACTGAACAAGCACATTTATGCCTAGGTTATAATGGACTTCCTATAGGGCACGAAGATGTTTTTAGCCTTGTTTTATTGAACAATATCTTGGGCGGAAGCATGAGTAGTCGTTTGTTCCAGGAAGTTAGAGAAAAGAAAGGGCTAGCTTATTCCGTATTTTCTTACCACTCTTCGTACCACGATAATGGGATGTTGACCGTATATAGTGGTACAGCACCTCATCAACTTGATGAACTTTATGAAACGATTATGGCAACGTTAAATAGTATTTCAAAAAATGGAATAACTGATAAAGAGTTAACAAAAGGCAAAGAGCAATTAAAAGGAAATTTAATGCTCAGTTTAGAAAGTACGAACAGTCGTATGAGTCGTAACGGTAAGAATGAACTACTGTTAAAACGTCATCGCTCACTTGATGAGACAATAGAGGAAATTAATAATGTTTCCCTAAATAATGTGAACCGTCTTAGTGCTGATATATTCTCTAATGCTTATTCTGTTGCATTAATTAGTCCCGAGGGTGAGCTCCCAAATCAATTGAGATAG
- a CDS encoding polysaccharide deacetylase family protein: MLKKFILQVCTFVIIMILSIGSIQNPYTSNYIQDIKRESIAVSSFNDPLFIELEHYAKQHNEPAINAVVDKVWKAIPGLNGLEVDIETSYEKMRKDGQFLENKLVYKQVPPEVHLSDLPASPIYKGNPEKQMVSFLVNVAWGNEYIPTMLKIMNAHNVKATFFLDGSWTKNNPTLAKMILDEGHEIGNHAYSHPDMKKLSNARINEEIRKTNEIINATLDVTPKWFAPPSGSFRQDVVDIAKSMQMYTILWTVDTVDWRNPEPHAMAQRVIQKVEPGSMILMHPTASSTGGLEQMITGIKAKGYQISTVTNLLSEERIGVPNEASQSY, encoded by the coding sequence ATGTTAAAGAAGTTTATTTTACAAGTTTGTACTTTTGTTATTATAATGATTTTGTCGATTGGCTCGATCCAGAATCCATATACTTCTAATTACATACAAGATATTAAGAGGGAAAGTATCGCTGTGTCCAGTTTTAACGACCCTCTTTTTATAGAGCTAGAACATTATGCAAAGCAACATAATGAGCCAGCAATTAACGCTGTAGTAGATAAAGTGTGGAAGGCAATACCTGGATTAAACGGCTTAGAAGTTGATATTGAAACTTCTTATGAGAAAATGCGGAAAGATGGGCAATTTCTAGAAAATAAGTTAGTATATAAACAGGTACCTCCAGAAGTTCATTTAAGTGATTTGCCAGCTTCACCAATCTATAAAGGCAATCCTGAAAAACAAATGGTTTCATTCCTTGTGAATGTTGCTTGGGGAAATGAATATATCCCTACTATGTTAAAAATTATGAATGCTCATAATGTAAAAGCAACTTTTTTCTTAGATGGTTCATGGACGAAAAATAATCCTACATTAGCAAAAATGATTCTCGATGAGGGACATGAAATTGGAAATCACGCATACTCTCATCCGGACATGAAAAAATTGTCCAATGCAAGAATTAATGAAGAAATTAGAAAAACGAATGAAATTATTAACGCTACGTTAGATGTTACACCGAAATGGTTCGCGCCACCTAGTGGTAGTTTTCGTCAAGATGTTGTTGATATTGCTAAAAGTATGCAGATGTATACGATCCTGTGGACTGTTGATACAGTAGACTGGCGCAATCCAGAACCACACGCTATGGCACAACGAGTTATACAAAAGGTAGAGCCAGGTTCAATGATTTTAATGCATCCAACGGCAAGTAGTACTGGTGGTCTAGAACAAATGATAACTGGCATTAAAGCAAAAGGATATCAAATCAGCACTGTGACAAATCTCCTGAGTGAGGAGAGAATAGGTGTTCCAAATGAAGCTTCACAGTCATATTGA
- a CDS encoding polyribonucleotide nucleotidyltransferase produces MVHETQKFTMDWAGRELTFEIGEFAKQANGAVMVRYGETAVLATVTASKSPKPLNFFPLTVNYEERLYAAGKIPGGFIKREGRPSENAILTSRLIDRPIRPLFPEGFRNEVQVISIVMSIDQNCSPEMAAMVGSSLALSISDIPFDGPIAGVTVGRINGEFLINPTTEQLENSDIHLVVAGTKDAINMVEAGAEEVSEEVMLEAIMYGHEQIKRLVAFQEEIVAQLGNIEKMEVILQEVDADLNVLVREFADVELRQAVQVQEKHARQAAIDAVMEKTVAHFEENEEIDLGQVKEILHKIVKEEVRRLITKEKVRPDGRAIDEIRMLTSKIDILPRTHGSGLFTRGQTQALSICTLGALGDVQILDGLGIEESKRFMHHYNFPQFSVGETGPIRGPGRREIGHGALGERALEPIIPSEKTFPYTIRLVSEVLESNGSTSQASICASTLAMMAAGVPIKAPVAGIAMGLIAEGEDYTVLTDIQGMEDHLGDMDFKVAGTKDGITALQMDIKISGINRPILEEALEQARQGRLHILNNMLEAISEPKTQLSEYAPKILMLSINPDKIRDVIGPSGKVINKIIEETGVKIDIEQDGTVFIASTNQEMNERAKQIIEDIVREVEVGQTYLGTVKRIEKFGAFVEIFKGKDGLVHISQLAEERVNKVEDVVAIGDEILVKVTEVDNQGRVNLSRKAVLKEEKQES; encoded by the coding sequence ATGGTACATGAAACACAAAAATTTACAATGGATTGGGCAGGTCGCGAATTAACGTTTGAAATCGGTGAATTCGCTAAGCAAGCAAATGGTGCTGTGATGGTCAGATATGGCGAAACAGCGGTTCTTGCAACAGTAACTGCATCAAAGTCACCAAAGCCGTTAAATTTCTTTCCTCTTACAGTAAACTATGAGGAACGTTTATACGCAGCTGGAAAAATCCCTGGTGGATTTATCAAGCGTGAAGGTCGCCCAAGTGAAAACGCAATATTAACCAGTAGGTTAATTGACAGACCGATTCGTCCGCTTTTTCCAGAAGGATTTCGTAATGAGGTTCAAGTTATTAGTATTGTCATGAGTATTGATCAAAACTGTTCACCAGAAATGGCAGCTATGGTTGGATCTTCATTAGCATTATCAATTTCAGACATTCCATTTGATGGGCCAATTGCTGGTGTTACAGTAGGAAGAATTAATGGTGAATTTTTAATCAATCCGACTACAGAGCAGTTAGAAAACAGTGATATCCACTTAGTGGTAGCAGGTACAAAAGATGCTATTAACATGGTTGAAGCCGGCGCCGAAGAGGTTTCTGAAGAAGTAATGTTAGAAGCAATTATGTATGGGCATGAACAAATAAAACGTCTAGTTGCATTTCAAGAAGAAATTGTTGCTCAACTTGGTAACATTGAGAAGATGGAAGTTATTCTTCAAGAAGTTGACGCAGATCTAAATGTATTAGTTCGTGAATTTGCAGATGTCGAATTAAGACAAGCTGTTCAAGTCCAAGAGAAGCATGCTAGACAAGCAGCTATTGATGCAGTAATGGAAAAAACGGTAGCTCACTTTGAGGAAAATGAAGAGATTGATTTAGGTCAAGTAAAAGAAATTCTTCATAAAATTGTAAAAGAAGAAGTAAGACGCTTAATTACTAAAGAAAAAGTACGTCCAGATGGACGAGCTATTGATGAAATTCGTATGCTTACTTCGAAAATAGATATCCTACCAAGAACGCATGGTTCTGGTCTTTTTACAAGGGGTCAAACTCAAGCGTTGAGTATTTGTACACTTGGAGCACTCGGCGATGTGCAAATATTAGATGGATTGGGTATTGAAGAGTCTAAACGATTTATGCATCATTATAACTTCCCACAATTTAGTGTTGGGGAAACCGGGCCAATTAGAGGACCAGGCCGAAGAGAAATTGGTCATGGGGCTCTAGGTGAGCGTGCACTTGAACCAATTATTCCGTCTGAAAAAACGTTCCCTTACACAATTCGTTTAGTTTCAGAAGTTCTTGAATCAAATGGGTCAACTTCTCAAGCGAGTATTTGTGCGAGTACACTCGCGATGATGGCAGCAGGTGTACCAATTAAAGCACCAGTTGCAGGGATTGCGATGGGTCTGATTGCTGAAGGGGAAGACTATACAGTTCTAACTGATATTCAAGGTATGGAAGATCATTTAGGGGATATGGATTTTAAAGTAGCAGGAACAAAAGATGGTATTACTGCACTTCAGATGGACATTAAAATCTCAGGAATTAATCGACCTATTTTAGAAGAAGCATTAGAGCAAGCAAGACAAGGGCGTCTTCATATTCTAAATAATATGTTAGAAGCAATTAGTGAACCTAAAACACAGTTATCTGAGTATGCACCTAAGATCCTAATGCTCTCAATCAATCCTGATAAAATTCGTGATGTGATTGGACCAAGTGGTAAAGTAATCAATAAGATTATTGAAGAAACTGGTGTCAAAATTGACATTGAACAAGATGGAACGGTGTTTATTGCTTCAACGAATCAAGAAATGAATGAGCGAGCAAAACAAATTATTGAAGATATTGTCCGTGAAGTTGAAGTTGGGCAAACATATTTAGGAACAGTAAAACGAATTGAAAAATTTGGTGCTTTCGTAGAAATCTTTAAAGGTAAAGATGGACTTGTTCATATCTCACAACTTGCTGAAGAACGTGTCAACAAAGTTGAAGATGTTGTGGCGATTGGAGACGAAATTCTTGTAAAGGTTACTGAAGTAGATAACCAAGGAAGAGTTAATCTTTCAAGAAAAGCAGTACTTAAAGAGGAAAAACAAGAAAGTTAA
- the rpsO gene encoding 30S ribosomal protein S15 has translation MALTQERKNEIIETFKVHDTDTGSPEVQIAILTEQINTLNGHLRTHKKDHHSRRGLLKMVGQRRNLLTYLRNKDVTRYRNLVDKLGLRR, from the coding sequence ATGGCATTAACTCAAGAGCGTAAAAATGAAATCATTGAAACGTTTAAAGTGCACGATACTGACACTGGATCTCCAGAAGTACAGATCGCTATCCTAACGGAGCAAATCAATACGTTAAACGGGCATTTACGTACCCACAAGAAAGATCATCACTCACGTCGTGGTCTTTTGAAAATGGTTGGGCAACGTCGTAACTTACTTACGTACCTACGTAATAAAGACGTTACTCGTTACCGTAATCTAGTTGACAAGCTTGGTTTACGCAGATAA
- the ribF gene encoding bifunctional riboflavin kinase/FAD synthetase: MKTITLTYPHQLKKEHVKETVIALGFFDGVHLGHQQVISTAKQIAVEKNMQSAVMTFNPHPKEVLRGKNEKLEYLSPLPEKIRLIEKLGVDVLYVVQFTQEFANLTPQQFVDDYLIGLNVKHVVAGFDYSYGKLGKGTMETLPFHSREQFTQTTISKVETDHEKISSSNIRILLTTGDVDKIPSYLGRYYEIRGKVIHGEKRGRSIGFPTANIDTDRYFLPTNGVYAVYVKIQERTYEGVCNIGFKPTFHDNAVVKSVEIHVFEFNDEIYDENITVQWIKRIRSEKKFAGVQQLIDQIASDKASAKQILTKLDMCSCNL, encoded by the coding sequence TTGAAAACAATCACGCTGACATATCCACATCAGCTTAAGAAGGAACATGTAAAAGAAACTGTAATCGCCTTAGGTTTTTTTGATGGTGTTCATTTAGGTCATCAGCAAGTGATTAGTACTGCAAAGCAAATAGCTGTAGAAAAAAATATGCAGAGTGCTGTCATGACATTTAATCCACATCCAAAAGAGGTATTGCGAGGAAAAAATGAAAAGTTAGAGTATCTAAGTCCATTGCCAGAAAAAATAAGGCTTATTGAGAAGCTAGGTGTAGATGTTCTCTACGTAGTTCAATTCACCCAGGAATTTGCAAATTTAACACCGCAACAATTCGTAGATGACTATTTAATCGGGTTAAATGTTAAACATGTAGTTGCTGGATTTGATTATTCCTATGGGAAATTGGGCAAGGGGACAATGGAAACACTCCCATTTCATTCAAGAGAGCAGTTTACACAAACGACGATTTCTAAAGTGGAAACTGACCACGAAAAAATTAGCTCATCAAATATACGCATACTTTTAACCACGGGAGATGTCGACAAAATACCTAGTTATTTAGGTCGGTATTATGAAATTCGTGGAAAAGTAATACACGGAGAAAAGCGTGGTCGTAGTATCGGTTTTCCTACAGCAAATATTGATACGGATCGGTATTTTCTACCAACTAACGGTGTTTATGCTGTTTATGTAAAGATACAAGAGCGTACTTACGAGGGAGTTTGTAACATAGGATTTAAACCCACTTTTCATGATAACGCTGTAGTAAAATCTGTTGAAATACATGTATTTGAATTTAATGATGAGATTTATGACGAGAACATCACGGTTCAATGGATTAAAAGAATTCGAAGTGAAAAGAAGTTTGCGGGCGTTCAACAATTAATTGATCAGATAGCGAGTGATAAGGCTTCCGCAAAACAAATTTTAACTAAATTAGACATGTGTTCTTGCAATTTGTAG
- the truB gene encoding tRNA pseudouridine(55) synthase TruB: MELQGILPLHKPKGMTSHDCVAKLRRILKTKKIGHTGTLDPEVTGVLPICIGRATKVAQYMSDYSKTYIGEVTIGFSTTTEDFTGELLEKKAVAKLFSRQEIEEVLQLFTGTITQIPPMYSAVKIKGKKLYEYARAGIEVERPERHVVIHQLELLTEPELLEGDQVRFSFQVHCSKGTYVRTLAVDIGKKLGYPAHMSSLIRTASGPFKLEECLTFEEVELKAESGELQGELLKLEDAIAYFPKILIDKEIESKVMNGMVLPLNVDLEADRFTIYNQDGDCLAIYMKHPTKAGLMKPEKILKNDVLG, translated from the coding sequence ATGGAGCTACAGGGAATACTCCCATTACATAAACCTAAGGGAATGACATCTCACGACTGTGTTGCAAAACTAAGACGGATACTCAAGACTAAGAAAATTGGCCATACAGGAACTCTTGACCCTGAGGTTACTGGTGTTTTACCAATTTGCATTGGAAGAGCAACAAAAGTGGCACAATACATGTCAGATTATTCGAAAACATATATTGGTGAAGTAACAATTGGTTTTTCAACGACGACTGAAGATTTCACTGGGGAATTACTAGAGAAAAAAGCAGTTGCCAAGTTATTTTCTAGACAAGAAATAGAGGAAGTACTACAATTATTTACAGGGACAATAACTCAAATACCACCCATGTATTCTGCAGTTAAGATTAAAGGAAAAAAATTGTACGAATATGCAAGAGCTGGGATAGAAGTCGAAAGACCCGAGCGACACGTTGTGATACATCAGTTAGAGTTACTCACAGAGCCAGAATTACTTGAGGGTGACCAAGTAAGGTTTTCTTTTCAAGTTCACTGCAGCAAAGGAACTTACGTACGGACTTTAGCAGTTGATATTGGCAAAAAACTTGGGTACCCTGCTCATATGTCTAGTTTAATTAGAACGGCTTCTGGTCCATTTAAACTAGAGGAATGTCTAACATTTGAAGAAGTCGAGTTGAAAGCAGAAAGTGGCGAACTTCAAGGCGAATTACTTAAACTTGAAGATGCAATAGCCTATTTTCCCAAAATTTTAATAGATAAAGAAATAGAAAGTAAAGTGATGAATGGAATGGTACTGCCACTAAACGTCGACTTAGAAGCTGACCGTTTTACTATATATAATCAAGATGGAGATTGCTTAGCCATTTATATGAAGCACCCTACCAAAGCAGGTTTAATGAAACCAGAAAAAATATTAAAGAATGATGTTTTAGGCTAA
- the rbfA gene encoding 30S ribosome-binding factor RbfA, producing MSVRANRVGEQIKKEMTDILQRELKDPRIGFVTVTGVEVTGDLQQATIYITVLGNEEQKESTLQGLSKATGFIRSEIGKRIRLRKTPELIFKFDESTEYGNRIASLLGELNRQQDHQQ from the coding sequence ATGAGTGTTCGTGCAAATCGTGTTGGTGAACAAATCAAAAAAGAAATGACTGACATTCTTCAGCGTGAGCTAAAAGATCCAAGAATTGGCTTTGTTACTGTTACAGGAGTTGAAGTCACTGGTGATTTACAGCAAGCAACGATTTATATTACTGTTTTAGGTAATGAAGAACAAAAAGAATCAACATTACAAGGTCTTTCAAAAGCCACTGGATTTATCCGTTCAGAAATTGGGAAGCGAATTAGACTTAGAAAGACACCGGAATTAATTTTTAAATTTGATGAATCAACTGAGTATGGGAATAGAATTGCGTCTCTGCTTGGGGAACTTAATCGGCAACAAGATCATCAACAATAA
- a CDS encoding DUF503 domain-containing protein, producing the protein MIGSVTCECFIYDVQSLKGKRSVLKSIITRLKQRLNISVSETGYQDLWQRTEISIVTVASDRVIAEKELQKALAMIDSTPEIERTITNFEWF; encoded by the coding sequence ATGATCGGGAGTGTAACATGTGAATGTTTCATTTATGATGTACAGTCATTAAAAGGAAAGCGTTCGGTCTTAAAGAGTATAATTACTCGCTTAAAGCAAAGGCTAAACATATCGGTATCAGAAACAGGATATCAAGATCTCTGGCAACGGACTGAAATATCGATAGTAACGGTTGCTAGTGATCGTGTCATAGCAGAAAAAGAATTGCAGAAGGCTTTAGCGATGATCGATTCCACTCCAGAAATAGAACGAACCATTACAAACTTTGAATGGTTTTAG